Proteins encoded together in one Formosa sp. Hel3_A1_48 window:
- a CDS encoding DUF3822 family protein has translation MGTGQKTIQKINKNLEKEVSLSIQVSLNGLSFLILENNSIRDLINYSFEKTNTPKQVLDQLMHFFNTNEKLKESFSKTTVIHDNEMMTLVPAAVFEEEHLSDYLKYNTKIFKTDFITYDVIKNEDLMVVYIPFVNINNYIFERFGSFEYKHSTTIALDHILQIQKNNNNESMYVHVGMNYFDLVVTQQNELKLYNRFEYQAKEDFIYYILFTAEQLGLNPEQFECKFMGNIKKNDPFYDIAYKYIRNISLLSSNKMRFSVDDTTNNFTLLNSF, from the coding sequence ATGGGAACTGGCCAAAAAACTATTCAAAAGATCAATAAAAACCTTGAAAAAGAGGTTTCATTGTCCATTCAAGTAAGCTTGAATGGACTTTCTTTTTTGATATTAGAAAACAATTCTATACGTGATTTAATCAATTATTCATTTGAAAAAACAAATACCCCAAAGCAAGTTTTAGATCAGTTAATGCACTTTTTCAATACCAATGAGAAATTGAAAGAGTCATTCTCAAAAACTACTGTCATTCACGATAATGAAATGATGACCTTAGTCCCTGCCGCAGTTTTTGAAGAAGAACATCTCTCGGACTACCTTAAGTATAACACAAAAATATTCAAAACCGATTTTATCACTTATGATGTGATAAAAAACGAAGACCTTATGGTGGTTTATATTCCCTTTGTAAACATTAACAACTACATATTTGAACGATTTGGTAGCTTCGAGTATAAACACAGCACGACAATCGCTTTGGATCATATTCTGCAAATCCAAAAAAACAACAACAACGAGTCAATGTATGTACATGTTGGTATGAATTATTTTGATTTGGTTGTAACCCAACAAAATGAATTAAAACTCTACAATCGATTTGAATACCAAGCCAAAGAAGACTTCATATACTACATATTATTTACCGCTGAACAATTAGGACTAAATCCTGAACAGTTCGAGTGCAAGTTTATGGGCAACATTAAAAAAAATGATCCGTTTTACGATATAGCTTACAAATACATTCGAAATATATCCTTGCTATCTTCGAACAAAATGCGTTTTTCTGTTGATGATACTACCAATAACTTTACGCTTTTAAATAGTTTTTGA
- a CDS encoding ATP-dependent DNA helicase, with amino-acid sequence MTASEFYNLLKLGFPFAPTLKQDAGLQQLATFITSSSKQHVFLLKGYAGTGKTTIIGTLVKNIWKANKSAVLLAPTGRAAKVISTYASTQAFTIHKKIYIPRTDKSGKISFVLSPNKHKNTLFIVDEASMISDHSNQGGLFGSGALLDDLLQFVYSGINCKLLLMGDTAQLPPVKLEISPALDAAKLELNYNKTTQEIELDEVVRQAQDSGILFNATLLRESISNQFFDNFKFKIKGFKDIIRLDDGHEIQNALSESYSANGSEDTALIVRSNKRANAYNQQIRSRILFNEHELTAGDFLMIVRNNYFWLKPTSTAGFIANGDIIEVLELFSIKELYGFRFAEVKIRMVDYPKMKPFETVLMLDTISLETPSLPYERANTLYQEVLKDYANETSGYKKFIAVKKNKYLNALQVKFSYAITCHKSQGGQWDTVFVEQPYLPNGIDVDYLRWLYTALTRAKETLYLIGFKEDYFEI; translated from the coding sequence ATGACAGCATCAGAATTTTATAATCTATTGAAATTGGGATTTCCTTTTGCACCAACATTAAAGCAAGATGCTGGCTTGCAACAACTTGCAACATTTATTACCTCTTCATCCAAACAACATGTTTTTTTACTGAAGGGCTATGCTGGTACAGGAAAGACTACCATCATAGGGACTTTGGTCAAAAATATATGGAAGGCCAATAAAAGCGCTGTTCTTTTGGCCCCAACTGGAAGAGCTGCAAAAGTAATTTCGACCTATGCATCAACCCAAGCTTTTACAATTCATAAAAAAATATACATACCGCGAACAGATAAAAGTGGCAAAATATCTTTTGTATTGTCTCCGAACAAACATAAAAACACTCTATTCATAGTCGACGAAGCTTCTATGATTTCGGATCATTCAAATCAAGGTGGCTTGTTTGGAAGTGGCGCGCTTTTAGACGATCTACTGCAATTTGTTTACTCTGGTATCAATTGCAAACTACTCTTGATGGGGGATACCGCCCAATTGCCACCAGTTAAACTTGAAATTAGCCCTGCTTTAGATGCTGCTAAACTCGAGCTTAATTACAACAAAACTACTCAAGAGATTGAGCTTGATGAAGTTGTACGTCAAGCGCAAGATTCAGGGATACTATTCAATGCAACTTTATTAAGAGAGTCTATTTCAAATCAATTTTTTGATAATTTTAAATTTAAAATCAAAGGGTTTAAAGATATTATTCGATTAGATGATGGTCATGAAATTCAAAATGCACTAAGTGAATCTTACAGTGCTAACGGATCAGAAGACACTGCCTTAATTGTTCGTTCAAACAAGCGTGCTAATGCATACAATCAACAAATTAGATCACGAATATTATTTAACGAGCACGAGCTAACAGCTGGAGATTTTCTTATGATTGTCCGTAATAATTATTTTTGGTTAAAGCCAACTAGTACTGCTGGGTTTATTGCCAATGGTGATATTATTGAAGTCTTAGAACTGTTTAGTATTAAAGAGCTTTACGGATTTAGATTTGCTGAAGTTAAGATTCGCATGGTTGATTATCCTAAAATGAAGCCATTTGAAACTGTTTTGATGTTAGATACCATAAGTTTAGAAACGCCCTCATTGCCTTATGAAAGGGCCAATACACTATACCAAGAGGTTCTTAAGGATTATGCCAATGAAACTTCTGGTTACAAAAAATTTATTGCCGTTAAAAAGAATAAATACCTCAATGCATTACAGGTTAAGTTTTCCTATGCAATTACTTGTCACAAGTCACAGGGAGGTCAATGGGATACGGTGTTTGTTGAGCAGCCCTATCTACCAAACGGTATTGATGTCGACTATCTTCGTTGGCTATATACCGCACTAACAAGAGCCAAGGAAACCTTATATTTGATTGGTTTCAAAGAAGATTATTTTGAAATATAA